Proteins found in one Opitutaceae bacterium genomic segment:
- a CDS encoding fibronectin type III domain-containing protein, giving the protein MRKPKSAGPSNEAPEVDNEAFSSSISGYPVPFFQGEAAPAARWITPVYGQRTVETSQGGGKGGKGGGGKKTEYFGTIASVICYDGLDEIRWITNRGKRVWEGLIDRWSSPNPVTITLQGVGQADVYWGIAGQTTSAHLNQYEPHVPYPGSAILVLKDCSFGPNGETVAPDIKVCGRRSPRQTIVTGQPAAMDGHFSCNPVASTCEFLESWNWAGFPTARINAASFQAVANELQGETYGSRIATAVAPLITQTRSVRSILADISSSTGMWIRRANDGRIECGRWSRNPSALNVTTLGFEDLVEEPRGGVVDIDEVDNSFKIDFRNAEAYHKRDSVTRNCAAIIRRTGKVRRKTITRDDIHLKELATRVADELIREHSQPVLSREFHVRKGKCFNPNGTRIRPGDYFKAPVSKPGETLEVAMFRCIRRLVRMHDGVIVLSADRENSVSITPLPGADPEPLQVTKAMAPTVYARVVSLPPLQIDDASSITPLCARPSLMATESDLLYRRTVDDDFQSIGRTEYCLPLKLYAGINSSAGTVRVQLGGSLASEKDKHLLTTWSGGEQEGRDDQMLLVVVKKSGGMVASIPASSRDWVEVMSIKGPPSVVAAGVYDVPVFRGRLGTEALNFDGSSFPDNWSTYEVWALRRSQLMRFQHEDFNDLLGATDLVTFRFSAISQFSEYDPAEAWAERQRLTAASLPLHEFSSQPDATTFVGEIQFDFPYTFTAPPAAPTGLSASVGTGKLVQLTWTNLTGAQIQRYLVYRSTGPDYADEAPIGYDSDGRFHDANVVPGTTYRYRVRAQAFDEQFSDYSSSVTATPTAPPTAKLVTLTGTSQLFLYPKAGGVTPSSITITAVGQNLSGGPTFAIESGTATLDGTTGNSRTLNEASMATDTVTVRVDWDGQSDVISIAKVREGVDGSDGTDGEDGINGADAVVGYLTNEAHVLPSTASGVVSNWSNAFTDFKVYKGVNDDTSNWSFSKADGLNTASTISGNRVSLTALTADTGFVDITASRVGYTSITKRFRVTKSRTGLEAAPPAPAAPTLESSGTEVGSNGRILGFLKFNLPAMPAGAQWINYLYRYATHTGWVTADQRDTGGGTLVVPDLEPGMQVEFAAQAFSADANGSTTTYATGSPFTVPNKSTRPPAPTTIVTVAPVKGDGYPAAVGGASWLIYPGMWLMTPSSSDASVTKFEWRFGFSDPADNDAIGSNVWSITQSRTPVTIATVGLPSGFLYVRAIDAVGNRSTWLKVSAGSGLLNFSGDYSGNIVSEDKESARVTGLTTSTTLGSGRKVKAVCPFSHVEYIGPATEVSFNVPITGFSFKPDAGSVVCASDGDTICRYDQDAAGNSATNAVVKMKRRDGGTVPEAYYRVTGVFFAY; this is encoded by the coding sequence ATGAGAAAGCCGAAAAGTGCTGGCCCAAGTAATGAGGCACCAGAGGTAGACAACGAGGCATTCAGCTCCTCGATCAGTGGGTACCCTGTGCCGTTCTTCCAGGGCGAGGCTGCTCCAGCCGCCCGTTGGATCACGCCTGTTTACGGACAACGGACGGTCGAGACCTCGCAGGGAGGCGGGAAAGGTGGAAAGGGCGGGGGAGGAAAAAAGACCGAATACTTCGGAACTATCGCTTCGGTCATCTGCTACGACGGACTGGACGAGATCCGGTGGATCACAAACCGAGGCAAGCGCGTTTGGGAAGGACTTATCGACCGTTGGTCATCCCCGAACCCGGTGACGATCACTCTTCAAGGAGTAGGGCAGGCCGACGTCTATTGGGGAATCGCGGGGCAAACCACCTCGGCACACCTAAACCAATACGAGCCGCACGTTCCTTATCCTGGCTCGGCAATTCTAGTGCTGAAGGACTGCTCGTTCGGTCCCAACGGTGAGACTGTCGCGCCCGATATCAAGGTCTGTGGCAGGCGCTCACCACGCCAGACCATTGTCACTGGCCAGCCGGCAGCGATGGATGGGCACTTCTCTTGCAACCCTGTCGCCTCGACCTGTGAGTTTCTCGAGAGTTGGAACTGGGCAGGCTTTCCGACCGCACGGATCAATGCCGCAAGCTTTCAGGCTGTTGCGAACGAGCTCCAGGGCGAGACCTATGGTTCGCGTATCGCAACAGCGGTCGCACCGCTGATCACGCAGACCAGAAGCGTCAGGAGCATCCTAGCCGATATCTCCAGCTCGACGGGAATGTGGATCCGCCGAGCCAACGACGGCCGGATCGAGTGCGGGCGATGGTCGCGCAATCCCTCGGCACTCAACGTGACGACTCTCGGCTTTGAGGATCTGGTGGAAGAGCCTCGCGGCGGGGTCGTCGACATCGATGAGGTAGACAACTCGTTCAAGATCGATTTCCGAAATGCCGAGGCCTACCACAAACGGGACTCGGTCACGCGAAACTGCGCGGCGATCATCCGGCGGACAGGTAAAGTCAGGCGGAAGACGATCACGCGGGATGATATCCATCTAAAAGAGCTGGCGACCCGCGTGGCCGACGAGTTGATACGTGAGCACAGCCAGCCTGTGCTTTCTCGTGAGTTCCATGTCCGGAAGGGAAAGTGCTTCAACCCCAACGGAACGCGGATCCGCCCGGGAGACTATTTCAAAGCCCCGGTTTCCAAGCCTGGTGAGACGCTCGAGGTAGCGATGTTCCGGTGCATCCGTCGCCTCGTGAGGATGCACGATGGTGTGATCGTTCTTTCGGCTGATCGTGAGAACAGCGTATCCATCACGCCACTACCTGGAGCAGACCCTGAGCCGCTGCAGGTGACGAAGGCGATGGCGCCAACAGTCTATGCGAGGGTTGTATCTCTCCCTCCGCTTCAGATTGACGATGCGTCTTCGATCACGCCGTTGTGCGCACGGCCGTCGTTGATGGCTACCGAGAGCGACCTCCTTTACCGCAGGACGGTCGATGACGACTTCCAGTCGATCGGCCGCACCGAGTACTGCCTGCCGCTGAAGCTCTACGCGGGAATCAACTCCTCAGCTGGCACGGTCAGGGTTCAACTAGGCGGTTCACTCGCGAGCGAGAAAGACAAACATCTGCTGACGACCTGGTCTGGCGGTGAGCAGGAAGGCCGCGACGACCAGATGCTACTCGTCGTGGTGAAGAAGAGCGGCGGAATGGTCGCATCAATCCCAGCATCGAGCCGAGACTGGGTTGAGGTGATGTCGATCAAAGGACCGCCCAGCGTGGTCGCTGCAGGCGTGTATGACGTGCCGGTCTTCCGCGGACGCCTCGGCACCGAGGCCTTGAACTTCGATGGATCATCATTTCCAGACAACTGGTCGACCTACGAGGTATGGGCGCTTCGGCGCAGTCAACTGATGCGCTTTCAGCATGAGGATTTTAATGACCTCTTGGGAGCGACCGATCTCGTGACCTTCCGGTTTAGCGCGATCAGCCAGTTCTCGGAGTACGATCCAGCGGAGGCATGGGCGGAACGTCAACGACTCACCGCTGCGTCTCTCCCGCTTCACGAGTTCTCGTCACAGCCGGACGCCACGACCTTCGTTGGCGAGATCCAGTTTGATTTTCCCTACACGTTCACTGCCCCGCCTGCAGCTCCGACCGGCCTCTCTGCTAGCGTCGGCACGGGCAAGCTAGTCCAGTTGACGTGGACTAACCTCACAGGTGCCCAGATCCAGCGATACCTCGTGTATCGCTCGACCGGGCCGGACTATGCTGACGAAGCGCCAATTGGGTATGACTCTGATGGACGTTTTCATGACGCGAACGTCGTTCCAGGTACGACATACCGCTACCGAGTCCGCGCACAGGCGTTCGATGAGCAATTTTCAGACTACTCGTCTTCAGTCACCGCCACGCCAACCGCTCCGCCCACAGCGAAGCTCGTGACGCTCACCGGTACCTCTCAACTCTTCCTGTATCCGAAAGCCGGCGGTGTAACTCCGTCGTCGATCACAATCACTGCAGTTGGCCAGAACCTATCCGGCGGCCCGACGTTTGCGATAGAATCCGGAACGGCGACACTCGACGGAACCACAGGAAACAGCCGCACGCTTAATGAAGCGTCCATGGCGACGGACACCGTGACGGTCCGGGTCGACTGGGACGGTCAGTCAGATGTCATCTCCATTGCCAAAGTGCGCGAAGGCGTCGACGGAAGCGATGGAACGGACGGTGAGGATGGGATAAATGGCGCTGATGCGGTCGTTGGCTACCTCACAAACGAGGCACACGTTCTTCCCTCGACGGCGAGTGGAGTGGTGTCGAATTGGTCGAACGCCTTCACCGACTTCAAAGTTTACAAGGGGGTGAATGACGACACCTCAAACTGGAGTTTTTCGAAGGCCGATGGCCTCAACACTGCCTCCACGATCTCCGGGAATCGGGTGTCGCTCACGGCGCTGACGGCTGACACAGGCTTCGTTGACATCACCGCAAGTAGGGTTGGGTACACCTCGATTACCAAACGATTCCGCGTCACAAAGAGCCGCACTGGCCTTGAGGCCGCACCACCGGCACCCGCCGCGCCAACACTTGAATCTAGCGGAACAGAGGTGGGTTCCAATGGACGAATCCTCGGCTTCCTGAAGTTCAACCTCCCGGCCATGCCGGCCGGAGCACAGTGGATCAACTATCTGTATCGGTACGCGACTCACACGGGTTGGGTCACCGCGGATCAACGCGATACCGGCGGTGGAACCTTGGTTGTCCCAGACCTTGAGCCAGGAATGCAGGTCGAGTTCGCGGCGCAGGCGTTTTCCGCCGATGCGAACGGATCGACCACCACCTACGCGACGGGTTCGCCTTTCACGGTCCCGAACAAGAGTACTCGACCGCCTGCTCCAACAACGATCGTGACTGTCGCGCCGGTGAAAGGTGACGGGTACCCGGCGGCCGTCGGTGGTGCGTCGTGGCTCATCTACCCAGGCATGTGGCTGATGACGCCTTCTTCGTCTGATGCCTCTGTCACGAAGTTCGAGTGGCGGTTTGGTTTCTCTGATCCTGCGGACAACGATGCGATTGGATCGAATGTTTGGTCGATAACGCAGAGTCGAACTCCCGTCACGATCGCTACAGTGGGTCTGCCGTCGGGCTTTCTCTACGTACGAGCAATAGATGCTGTTGGTAATCGCTCAACGTGGCTTAAAGTGTCAGCTGGATCAGGACTGCTGAACTTCTCTGGAGACTACTCTGGAAATATTGTCTCCGAGGACAAGGAATCGGCTCGAGTCACCGGCCTGACGACGAGCACCACGCTTGGAAGCGGGCGCAAGGTCAAAGCAGTCTGTCCGTTTTCTCACGTCGAATATATCGGGCCCGCAACTGAAGTCTCATTCAACGTTCCGATTACTGGCTTCTCTTTCAAGCCGGACGCTGGATCTGTCGTGTGCGCCAGTGATGGTGATACGATCTGCCGGTACGACCAGGACGCGGCCGGCAACAGCGCTACCAACGCGGTGGTGAAAATGAAGCGAAGGGACGGTGGAACCGTACCCGAAGCCTACTACCGAGTAACAGGAGTTTTCTTCGCATACTAA